The Pseudomonas sp. SCA2728.1_7 DNA segment GATGTTCGGTCGGGATTGCGCGGTGGGCTGAAGAGCGCCCTCACCCTAGCCCTCTCCCGGAGGGAGAGGGGACTGACCGAGGTGGATGTTGGAGGTACGCCGACTTGAGAGACCTGAGTCGAACTCAGGTTCTGAAAAGCATGAAGATCTGCTCCCTTTCCTCTCGCCCTTTTAAGGACGAGGGATCAGACCGTGGTGGATGTTGGAGGTACGCCGACTTGAGAGACCTGAGTCGAACTCGAATTTTGAACAGCACGAAGATCGGCTCCCTTTCCCCCTCGCCCCCCTGGGGGAGAGGGCTGGGGTGAGGGGGTAAGGCTCTTGATCTTCAGATACGGAAGCTGCCAACCAGTTGCTTCAGACGCGAAGCCTGCTGCTCCAGATCCGAACAAGCCCGCAACGTCGCCTGCAAGTTCTCCACACCTTCCTGGTTCAGCGTGTTGATCTCGGTGATATCGACGTTGATCGACTCAACCACAGCGGTCTGCTCCTCGGTCGCCGTGGCCACCGACTGGTTCATGCCGTCGATCTCGCCAATGCGCTGCGTCACGCTGTTCAAGCGCTCCCCGGCAAGGTTGGCAATTTCCACGCTGTCCTGGCTGTGGCGCTGGCTGTCGCTCATGGTGCTCACCGATTCACGGGCGCCGACCTGCAGCTCCTCGATCATGGTCTGCACCTGTTGCGCCGATTCCTGGGTGCGGTGTGCCAGATTGCGCACTTCATCGGCCACCACAGCAAAACCACGACCGGCCTCACCGGCACGCGCCGCTTCAATCGCCGCGTTAAGCGCTAGAAGGTTGGTTTGCTGGGAAATGCTGGTGATCACTTCGAGAATCTGGCCGATGTTCACGGTTTTGCTGTTCAGCGACTCGATATTGCTGCTCGACGCGCTGAGCATGCTCGACAGCTGATTCATCGCTTTAATGCTGCGATCCACCACTTGCTGGCCGTCTTCAGCCAGGCCGCGCGCGTCGCTGGCCTGATTCGAGGCTTGTGCGGCGTTGCGGGCGATTTCCTGCGCGGCGGCGCCGAGCTGGTTGATCGCCGCCGCCACACTGCTGGTGCGCGAAGCTTGCTGATCGGAGTTGTACATCGACGAGTTCGACGCAGCGACCACGCGCAGCGCGACTTCGTTAACCTGGCCGGTCGCCGAAGACACTTCGCGGATCGAGCCGTGAATGCGCTCGACGAAACGGTTGAATGCGGTTCCGAGGATGCCGAACTCATCGTTATTGACGATGGTCAGGCGTTTGGTCAGGTCGCCTTCGCCATCAGCAATGTCTTCCATGGCGCGGGTCATCACGTGCAGCGGCTGGATCAGCAGGCGGATCAGCATGCCAAGCAGGGCGATGATGATCGCCACCGCGATCACGGTGGCGATCACGGCCGAGGTGCGGAACTGACTGAGCATGGCGAAAGCCTGATCCTTGTCCACCGACAGACCGATGTACCAGTTCACCGACGGCAGGCCTTTGATTGGCGCGAAGGTGACGATGCGGGTCTTGCCGTCAACGGTGACTTCGCTGAAGTCGCTGCTGATGCGCGGGGTGTCCTGCGGATAGGCTTCTTTCAGTGATTTCATCACCAGCGCCTTGTCCGGGTGCACGAGGATCTTGCCGTCGGCGCTGACCAGGAACACGTAACCCATGCCGTCGAAGTCGCGGGCGGCGAGGGTGTCGACCAGCGATTGCAGGCTCAAGTCGCCACCGACCACGCCCACGCTCTGACCAGCCTTTTTCGAGGCGGTGGCGATGGAA contains these protein-coding regions:
- a CDS encoding methyl-accepting chemotaxis protein — its product is MNKNLRFSHKILLAAALIVIAAFASFTLYNDWLQRNAIRDDLNNYLNEMGEVTAGNIQTWLSGRILLIENAAQNIAINPEPANVASLLEQKALTSTFMASYLGDATGHFTIRPDAKMPDGFDPRVRPWYKGAESSSTSTLTEPYIDAATGQLIISIATASKKAGQSVGVVGGDLSLQSLVDTLAARDFDGMGYVFLVSADGKILVHPDKALVMKSLKEAYPQDTPRISSDFSEVTVDGKTRIVTFAPIKGLPSVNWYIGLSVDKDQAFAMLSQFRTSAVIATVIAVAIIIALLGMLIRLLIQPLHVMTRAMEDIADGEGDLTKRLTIVNNDEFGILGTAFNRFVERIHGSIREVSSATGQVNEVALRVVAASNSSMYNSDQQASRTSSVAAAINQLGAAAQEIARNAAQASNQASDARGLAEDGQQVVDRSIKAMNQLSSMLSASSSNIESLNSKTVNIGQILEVITSISQQTNLLALNAAIEAARAGEAGRGFAVVADEVRNLAHRTQESAQQVQTMIEELQVGARESVSTMSDSQRHSQDSVEIANLAGERLNSVTQRIGEIDGMNQSVATATEEQTAVVESINVDITEINTLNQEGVENLQATLRACSDLEQQASRLKQLVGSFRI